Proteins encoded together in one Triticum dicoccoides isolate Atlit2015 ecotype Zavitan chromosome 7B, WEW_v2.0, whole genome shotgun sequence window:
- the LOC119339174 gene encoding putative disease resistance protein RGA3: protein MAAALGAAATLLGKVFTMLSAAPVAAYVDSLQLGLNSEQIRDRLLHTQGLLHNAQAHGSHVGDNPALERLLEKLSRDADQAEDLLDELHYFQIHDRLHDTTYAATQANFLRHARNALRHTATSSWAACFSCSSAQDDDDDGLSFHPVIFSRKIKSVLQDMQTHCDSVSGLLGNIPSNSMAVALRRPQIGSTIIQDTLYGRTDTFEETVNRIISCKHPVSVLPIVGPGGIGKTTFVQHLYNDARLYSDTRGAENHFQVRVWVCVSTDFDVLKLTREILAGIPAAEEGGSRGVANEATSIDQLQKSIRQHLKSKRFLIVLDDIWKCDSQDQWKTFVAPFAMGEAKGSMLLVTTRFPKVADMVKTVDPLELRGLESNHFFTFFEACMFGEDNKPEHYEYELAGIARKIANKLKGSPLAAKTVGRLLQKGLSQKHWNGVLEKHQWLKQQNSDDIMQSLKISYDYLPFDLKKCFSYCGLFPEDYWFTPSEINHFWVAIGIIDSNHQADRNYLEELVDNGFIMKKKEYYFDDLSKIVMHDCYVMHDLMHELSQSVSAQECLNISGFDFRADAIPQSVRHLSINIEDRYDANFEEEMCKLREKKDIIANLRTLMIFRGYEERIAKILKDCFKEINSLRVLFIVVMSAQSFPYRFSKLIHLQYLKISSSYNREMREMSLPSTLSRFYHLKFLDLGRWRGRSDLPEDFSHLENLHDIRAESELHSNIRNVGKMKHLQELKEFHVRKGSMGFELSELGALTELEGRLIIRGLEHVATKEEATAAKLMLKRNLKELELLWGRDGPIADAGILDALQPHSNIRVLTIANQGGTVGPSWLCLHIWLTSLERLTLEGVSWSTLYLKKNSGIHQFGPRCGGAPGKCFMRLKTVEFYEMPELAEWVAEPNCCSFPSLEEIICIDCPNLRVMPLSEVCCTNLRRLFVSGCPKMSLPSMPHTSTLTDLVVKRGDLETLSYDGENLLVSGYGGALASHNLDKVEDMTVGRCDDLFAEGLDGSIVFRSVKSLKLDASHLTISKSSSSKVLNCFPALSVLEIVGGNEECGMQFPSSSSLQKLTFSACKGLVLVPVEKENGGGIQEHKSLLQSLIIFCCGKLFCRWPMGESEAICPFPASLRELVVYEEPSMKSMAVLSNLTSLTTLRLLDCSNLTVDGFNPLIVVNLIKLRVRRCNTLAADLLSEVARAKLLAAGSFRLDKLRVDDISGLLVAPICNLLALALHTLEFQYDWRMENFTEEQEKALQLLTSLQKLFFSGCDGLQSLPQGLHRLSSLKELHVLNCPEIRSMPKEGLPVSLRKLEIDCRSTEINEQIEKIKRTNPDLSVKDY, encoded by the exons ATGGCGGCGGCTCTCGGCGCGGCGGCCACGCTCCTTGGCAAGGTGTTCACGATGCTGTCCGCCGCCCCGGTGGCGGCGTACGTGGACAGCCTTCAGCTCGGCCTCAACTCGGAGCAGATCAGGGACAGGCTGCTGCACACGCAAGGCCTGCTGCACAACGCCCAGGCCCATGGGAGCCACGTCGGCGACAACCCTGCTCTGGAGCGCTTGCTGGAGAAGCTGAGCCGGGACGCCGACCAGGCGGAGGACCTGCTGGATGAGCTCCACTACTTCCAGATCCATGACAGGCTCCACGACACCACCTACGCCGCCACCCAAGCCAATTTTCTCCGTCATGCTCGCAATGCTCTCCGGCACACTGCCACCAGCAGCTGGGCCGCATGCTTTTCTTGTTCCtctgcacaagatgatgatgatgatgggttAAGTTTCCACCCAGTGATCTTCTCCAGGAAAATCAAGTCGGTGTTACAGGACATGCAGACGCACTGTGATTCCGTCTCGGGTTTGCTTGGCAATATCCCAAGCAACAGCATGGCAGTCGCCCTACGCCGGCCGCAGATTGGATCCACAATTATACAAGACACTTTGTATGGCAGGACAGACACTTTTGAGGAAACTGTCAACCGTATCATCAGCTGCAAACACCCTGTTTCTGTTCTTCCTATAGTTGGTCCAGGGGGTATTGGAAAGACTACCTTCGTCCAACATCTCTATAATGATGCAAGGCTGTATAGTGATACCAGGGGGGCTGAAAATCACTTCCAAGTCAGGGTCTGGGTATGTGTCTCGACTGATTTCGATGTGCTGAAGCTCACCAGGGAGATCCTTGCTGGCATACCTGCAGCTGAAGAAGGAGGAAGCAGAGGTGTTGCAAATGAAGCAACCAGTATAGACCAGCTTCAGAAATCCATAAGGCAACATCTCAAGTCCAAGAGATTTctaattgtgttggatgatataTGGAAATGTGACAGTCAGGACCAGTGGAAAACTTTCGTAGCTCCGTTCGCAATGGGGGAAGCCAAAGGAAGCATGCTACTTGTCACAACTCGATTCCCAAAGGTAGCAGACATGGTGAAAACAGTTGATCCACTAGAGCTGCGAGGTTTGGAGTCTAATCACTTCTTCACATTCTTTGAAGCATGTATGTTTGGTGAAGACAACAAGCCTGAGCATTATGAATATGAGTTAGCTGGTATTGCACGAAAAATTGCAAACAAGCTAAAGGGTTCTCCGCTCGCAGCCAAAACAGTTGGTAGGCTATTGCAGAAGGGCCTTTCTCAGAAACATTGGAATGGAGTTCTTGAAAAGCATCAGTGGCTAAAGCAGCAAAATAGTGATGATATCATGCAATCTTTAAAGATTAGCTACGATTACCTCCCTTTTGATCTGAAGAAATGCTTTTCCTATTGTGGCCTTTTCCCTGAAGATTATTGGTTTACTCCTTCGGAAATCAATCATTTCTGGGTTGCAATAGGCATCATAGACTCTAATCACCAAGCCGATAGGAATTACTTGGAAGAATTAGTGGACAATGGTTTTATCATGAAGAAGAAAGAGTATTATTTTGATGATCTATCTAAGATTGTAATGCATGATTGCTATGTAATGCATGATTTAATGCATGAGCTATCTCAAAGTGTTTCTGCACAAGAATGCCTCAATATAAGTGGCTTTGATTTCAGAGCTGATGCCATCCCACAGTCTGTTCGACACTTATCTATCAACATAGAAGACAGATATGATGCAAATTTTGAGGAAGAAATGTGTAAACTAAGGGAGAAGAAAGACATTATTGCAAATCTGCGGACTTTGATGATTTTTAGAGGATATGAAGAAAGAATCGCCAAGATTTTGAAAGATTGCTTCAAGGAAATAAATAGTCTGCGTGTCCTATTTATAGTGGTGATGTCTGCACAATCTTTTCCATATAGGTTTTCAAAACTTATCCACCTCCAATACCTCAAAATTAGTTCATCTTACAACCGTGAAATGAGGGAAATGAGTTTACCTAGTACACTATCAAGATTTTATCACTTGAAATTCTTGGACCTAGGTCGTTGGCGTGGTCGTTCTGATTTGCCTGAAGACTTTAGCCACCTTGAGAATTTacatgatatccgtgctgaaaGTGAACTCCACTCCAATATTCGCAATGTTGGAAAGATGAAACATCTGCAGGAGCTAAAAGAATTCCATGTCAGGAAAGGGAGCATGGGATTTGAACTGTCAGAACTTGGGGCATTGACAGAGCTTGAAGGACGACTGATTATACGTGGTCTTGAACACGTGGCAACCAAGGAGGAAGCTACTGCAGCCAAACTGATGTTGAAAAGGAATCTGAAGGAGTTGGAATTACTCTGGGGCAGAGATGGACCAATTGCAGATGCTGGTATTCTTGATGCTCTTCAACCACACTCTAATATTAGAGTACTTACAATTGCAAATCAAGGTGGTACGGTTGGTCCTAGTTGGTTGTGTCTTCACATCTGGTTAACAAGTTTAGAGAGACTCACTCTGGAAGGCGTATCTTGGAGCACCCTCTATTTGAAGAAAAATTCTGGAATTCATCAGTTTGGGCCTCGATGTGGTGGCGCTCCAGGCAAATGTTTTATGCGCTTGAAGACAGTTGAGTTTTATGAGATGCCTGAACTTGCTGAATGGGTTGCGGAACCTAATTGTTGTTCCTTTCCAAGTCTTGAAGAAATCATATGCATCGATTGTCCCAATCTCCGTGTGATGCCCTTGTCGGAGGTATGCTGCACCAATTTGCGCAGACTTTTTGTTTCTGGGTGCCCCAAGATGTCTCTGCCCTCCATGCCTCACACCTCCACACTGACAGATTTGGTTGTTAAAAGAGGTGATTTAGAAACGTTGTCTTATGATGGAGAGAATTTGCTTGTTAGTGGGTATGGCGGTGCTTTGGCCTCCCACAATCTGGATAAAGTAGAAGATATGACTGTCGGAAGATGCGACGATTTGTTCGCTGAAGGGCTGGATGGCAGTATTGTCTTCCGTTCAGTTAAGAGTCTAAAATTAGATGCATCTCATCTTACTATCAGCAAATCTTCATCGTCAAAAGTGTTAAACTGTTTCCCAGCTCTTTCTGTGTTGGAGATAGTTGGAGGCAATGAGGAATGTGGAATGCAGTTCCCATCATCCAGCTCACTGCAGAAACTTACCTTCTCAGCCTGTAAGGGCCTGGTTCTTGTGCCTGTGGAGAAGGAGAATGGAGGAGGAATTCAGGAGCACAAGTCATTGCTCCAATCGTTAATAATATTCTGCTGTGGCAAATTGTTCTGTCGGTGGCCCATGGGAGAATCAGAGGCCATTTGCCCTTTCCCTGCTTCCCTGAGGGAACTTGTTGTTTACGAAGAGCCAAGCATGAAGTCAATGGCTGTGCTCTCAAACCTCACATCTCTCACCACTCTAAGGCTACTGGACTGCAGTAATTTAACAGTGGACGGATTCAatcctctcatcgtagtcaacctcaTAAAACTGCGAGTGCGTAGGTGCAACACCTTAGCAGCAGATCTGCTCTCAGAGGTTGCAAGGGCCAAATTATTGGCTGCAGGTTCCTTCCGATTGGACAAACTCAGGGTGGATGACATCTCTGGATTGCTTGTTGCTCCTATTTGCAACCTCCTCGCCCTGGCCCTCCACACACTTGAATTCCAGTATGACTGGAGGATGGAAAACTTCACGGAAGAGCAAGAGAAAGCGCTGCAGCTCCTCACCTCCCTCCAGAAACTATTTTTTTCCGGGTGCGATGGTCTGCAGTCCCTTCCTCAAGGGTTACATCGCCTTTCTTCTCTCAAGGAGTTACATGTCCTTAACTGTCCAGAAATCCGATCGATGCCCAAGGAGGGCCTCCCGGTTTCACTGAGAAAACTAGAGATAGATTGTCGCAGCACTGAGATAAACGAGCAAATTGAGAAAATCAAAAGAACCAACCCAGATTTATCCGTCAAAG ACTACTAG